A single window of Oncorhynchus clarkii lewisi isolate Uvic-CL-2024 chromosome 10, UVic_Ocla_1.0, whole genome shotgun sequence DNA harbors:
- the LOC139419625 gene encoding uncharacterized protein isoform X2 produces the protein MGDPIAFSVLNKRLRPQFTAMERLCYSLDTLEDGSQRPGTVRGGSTTRSTILRDVSQTQDDSSSTTTKPEQEDVVTEGLISLTEEGDIGPEPLAMPMINDCSMLFLTVEDAGPDGSGELAVVRDSLTVASDGPDGLTVVIEGDGDGSDAVSEDRSTSRRSYIDGMLPDLIRSGRPLNRRRTLGPVSDTLKEVRREVELSRRRSLKLKAQVDKLQENREGPGWSQHRAKVTEEVHSILRLLLPLTESSPVEPSVQENSLDTALVLLQNVARKLALNHTAQDDIQMILQQQLRSQQQQAAEQAQRKPSRLGLLRRTNRPPLQRPASTPLTYTTGQVPVSTRVPSPSPTPQCTPVTWRDRLKRGKVGRHSGQDAEQALQASRSSSGSRLEEGFHTIDL, from the exons ATGGGAGATCCAATAGCTTTCTCCGTCCTAAACAAGAGACTGAGACCACAGTTCACTGCCATGGAACGCCTCTGCTACTCCTTGGACACACTGGAAGATGGATCACAGCGGCCTGGCACGGTCAGGGGTGGTTCAACCACACGGTCTACAATACTGAGGGATGTATCACAAACACAAGACGACTCAAGCTCGACCACTACCAAACCAGAGCAGGAGGATGTGGTAACAGAAGGGTTGATTTCCCTGACTGAAGAGGGGGACATCGGTCCTGAACCGTTGGCCATGCCTATGATCAATGATTGTTCAATGCTGTTCCTGACAGTAGAAGATGCTGGTCCTGATGGGTCTGGTGAGCTGGCCGTGGTCAGGGACAGTTTGACCGTAGCGAGTGACGGTCCAGATGGTTTGACCGTGGTCATTGAGGGAGACGGAGACGGTTCTGATGCAGTCAGTGAAGATAGGAGCACGTCCAGACGGAGCTACATAGATGGAATGTTACCCGACCTCATCAGGAGTGGACGACCGCTCAACAGACGCAGGACACTAGGGCCAGTCTCagacacg TTGAAGGAGGTGCGTCGGGAGGTGGAGCTATCTCGGAGGCGCAGTCTGAAGCTGAAGGCTCAGGTGGATAAACtacaggagaacagagagggaccGGGATGGAGTCAACACAGAGCGAAG GTTACAGAGGAGGTTCACTCCATTCTGAGGTTGTTGCTTCCTTTGACAGAGTCCAGCCCAGTAGAACCCTCTGTTCAGGAGAACAGTCTGGATACAGCACTGGTTCTGCTGCAGAACGTGGCACGCAAACTAGCATTGAACCACACAGCACAG GACGATATCCAGATGATCCTCCAGCAACAGCTCCGGAGCCAGCAACAACAGGCAGCAGAACAAGCCCAGAGGAAGCCGTCCCGTCTGGGGCTGCTGAGGAGGACCAACAGACCCCCACTCCAGAGGCCAGCCTCTACCCCCTTGACCTACACCACTGGACAGGTTCCCGTTAGTACCCGcgtcccttccccctctcccaccccccAATGTACCCCTGTCACCTGGAGGGACAGGCTGAAAAGGGGGAAGGTGGGTCGTCATAGTGGCCAGGATGCAGAGCAGGCATTGCAGGCATCGCGGTCGTCGAGCGGCAGCAGACTGGAGGAGGGGTTTCATACCATAGACTTATAA
- the LOC139419625 gene encoding uncharacterized protein isoform X1, with protein MGDPIAFSVLNKRLRPQFTAMERLCYSLDTLEDGSQRPGTVRGGSTTRSTILRDVSQTQDDSSSTTTKPEQEDVVTEGLISLTEEGDIGPEPLAMPMINDCSMLFLTVEDAGPDGSGELAVVRDSLTVASDGPDGLTVVIEGDGDGSDAVSEDRSTSRRSYIDGMLPDLIRSGRPLNRRRTLGPVSDTLKEVRREVELSRRRSLKLKAQVDKLQENREGPGWSQHRAKVTEEVHSILRLLLPLTESSPVEPSVQENSLDTALVLLQNVARKLALNHTAQDSKSGDRRENDVDGSAVLQQALQDRDDALEKKKAMEAELLRSKTEMMLLNNQLLEAVQKRLELALEVEDWKDDIQMILQQQLRSQQQQAAEQAQRKPSRLGLLRRTNRPPLQRPASTPLTYTTGQVPVSTRVPSPSPTPQCTPVTWRDRLKRGKVGRHSGQDAEQALQASRSSSGSRLEEGFHTIDL; from the exons ATGGGAGATCCAATAGCTTTCTCCGTCCTAAACAAGAGACTGAGACCACAGTTCACTGCCATGGAACGCCTCTGCTACTCCTTGGACACACTGGAAGATGGATCACAGCGGCCTGGCACGGTCAGGGGTGGTTCAACCACACGGTCTACAATACTGAGGGATGTATCACAAACACAAGACGACTCAAGCTCGACCACTACCAAACCAGAGCAGGAGGATGTGGTAACAGAAGGGTTGATTTCCCTGACTGAAGAGGGGGACATCGGTCCTGAACCGTTGGCCATGCCTATGATCAATGATTGTTCAATGCTGTTCCTGACAGTAGAAGATGCTGGTCCTGATGGGTCTGGTGAGCTGGCCGTGGTCAGGGACAGTTTGACCGTAGCGAGTGACGGTCCAGATGGTTTGACCGTGGTCATTGAGGGAGACGGAGACGGTTCTGATGCAGTCAGTGAAGATAGGAGCACGTCCAGACGGAGCTACATAGATGGAATGTTACCCGACCTCATCAGGAGTGGACGACCGCTCAACAGACGCAGGACACTAGGGCCAGTCTCagacacg TTGAAGGAGGTGCGTCGGGAGGTGGAGCTATCTCGGAGGCGCAGTCTGAAGCTGAAGGCTCAGGTGGATAAACtacaggagaacagagagggaccGGGATGGAGTCAACACAGAGCGAAG GTTACAGAGGAGGTTCACTCCATTCTGAGGTTGTTGCTTCCTTTGACAGAGTCCAGCCCAGTAGAACCCTCTGTTCAGGAGAACAGTCTGGATACAGCACTGGTTCTGCTGCAGAACGTGGCACGCAAACTAGCATTGAACCACACAGCACAG GATTCCAAGTCCGGGGATCGTagagaaaatgatgtggatggCAGTGCTGTTCTACAACAGGCACTACAGGACAGAGACGATGCCTTGGAGAA GAAGAAGGCCATGGAGGCGGAGCTTCTTCGCAGTAAGACAGAGATGATGTTACTTAACAACCAGCTGCTGGAGGCTGTGCAGAAAAGACTGGAGCTCGCTTTGGAAGTAGAGGACTGGAAG GACGATATCCAGATGATCCTCCAGCAACAGCTCCGGAGCCAGCAACAACAGGCAGCAGAACAAGCCCAGAGGAAGCCGTCCCGTCTGGGGCTGCTGAGGAGGACCAACAGACCCCCACTCCAGAGGCCAGCCTCTACCCCCTTGACCTACACCACTGGACAGGTTCCCGTTAGTACCCGcgtcccttccccctctcccaccccccAATGTACCCCTGTCACCTGGAGGGACAGGCTGAAAAGGGGGAAGGTGGGTCGTCATAGTGGCCAGGATGCAGAGCAGGCATTGCAGGCATCGCGGTCGTCGAGCGGCAGCAGACTGGAGGAGGGGTTTCATACCATAGACTTATAA